Proteins from a single region of Streptomyces glaucescens:
- a CDS encoding carbohydrate ABC transporter permease, whose amino-acid sequence MTITVASRHDKSGPGAQRQQDRPGARRTTRRSGRLRHVSLPYLLLLPALLLELLVHLVPMLMGIVMSFRELTQFYISNWSEAPWAGLGNFRMAVDFDAPVGQALLKSFLTTCLFTVCSVALCWLIGTAAAVFLQERFRGRGLLRTLFLVPYALPVYAAVITWVFMFQRDNGLVNHVLHDQLGIGGDPAFWLVGDNAFWALLTVSVWKGWPFAFLTLMAGLQNIPRDMYEAAALDGAGVWKQIRHITLPSLRPVNQVLVLVLFLWTFNDFNTPFVLFGKAAPESADLISLHIYQSSFQTWNFGTGSAMSVLLLLFLLVVTGVYLLVTSRGRKAKARA is encoded by the coding sequence ATGACCATCACCGTCGCATCCCGCCACGACAAGTCCGGGCCGGGCGCGCAGCGGCAGCAGGACCGTCCCGGAGCCAGGCGGACCACGCGCCGCTCCGGGCGGCTGCGCCACGTCTCGCTGCCCTACCTGCTGCTCCTGCCCGCCCTCCTCCTCGAACTCCTCGTCCACCTCGTGCCGATGCTCATGGGCATCGTCATGAGCTTCAGGGAACTCACCCAGTTCTACATCTCCAACTGGTCCGAGGCGCCCTGGGCCGGACTCGGCAACTTCCGGATGGCCGTCGACTTCGACGCCCCCGTCGGCCAGGCGCTGCTGAAGTCGTTCCTGACCACCTGCCTGTTCACCGTCTGCTCGGTGGCCCTGTGCTGGCTGATCGGGACCGCCGCCGCCGTCTTCCTCCAGGAGCGGTTCCGCGGCCGCGGCCTGCTGCGCACCCTCTTCCTCGTCCCGTACGCGCTGCCCGTCTACGCCGCCGTCATCACCTGGGTGTTCATGTTCCAGCGCGACAACGGCCTGGTGAACCACGTCCTGCACGACCAGCTCGGCATCGGCGGCGACCCCGCCTTCTGGCTCGTCGGCGACAACGCGTTCTGGGCGCTGCTGACCGTCTCGGTGTGGAAGGGCTGGCCGTTCGCCTTCCTCACCCTGATGGCCGGACTGCAGAACATCCCCCGGGACATGTACGAGGCCGCGGCCCTCGACGGGGCGGGCGTCTGGAAGCAGATACGGCACATCACCCTGCCCTCGCTGCGGCCCGTCAACCAGGTGCTGGTGCTGGTGCTGTTCCTGTGGACGTTCAACGACTTCAACACGCCGTTCGTGCTGTTCGGCAAGGCGGCCCCCGAGTCCGCCGACCTCATCTCCCTGCACATCTACCAGTCCTCGTTCCAGACCTGGAACTTCGGCACCGGCTCGGCCATGTCCGTCCTGCTGCTGCTGTTCCTGCTCGTCGTGACCGGTGTCTACCTGCTGGTCACCAGCCGGGGAAGGAAGGCGAAGGCCCGTGCCTGA
- a CDS encoding endonuclease: MATAEIASERESAYLSQLTMAAARYANRTQQRERNQSVLATRGVLYADTPDRVQKRLARIGADWAMARAIEQTPTVPAAGAGSTLLLPPEEFTSEVLGLERLIGRNNLTPIAFLEEGAQVSRSVGRITVSGPGGGHGTGFMVSPSLLLTNNHVLRGPEPASRATVAFAFQDRVDGGPLVPAVFALEPHRFFVTDRALDYSLVAVAPRGTQGEALSSFGRLVLSEAQGKVIIGEFVNIVQHPRGEPKQIALRDNQVVDLLERFLHYVCDTREGSSGSPVFNDQWEVVALHHSAVPQTDAEGRPLSVDGTVWRPETGEHRLAWRANEGVRISRVLQALHGVTLTGEAARLRDEVFTTGLGPSSAEGAPPPVPDGAPAGPPGSEGAAAVQASHQVPQGAPAAAVRAADGTIQVTVPLRITVSTAPQPAPAPTPAMTAPTPVTTPAAAPHPAGRADIVSAVEKDVEAALSSHRLARERPYYDRTADAAARDAYYADVRTGDGDALRRALTALLARTHAPQPRYKPMNLLYPWVDLHEDRRLRSIYSGKGFSAEELIRADAAVAEARLARVQELLLQESTAGPAEFEEEFAALEAAMPFNCEHVVPQSWFARKEPMRGDLHHLFACEPGCNSYRGNLPFFDFVHFEESQRDDCGMREDVGFEPEDGKGAVARATLYFLLRYPGRVGDVATEFPEERLPVLLQWHEREAVTEYERHRNAAVAEIQGNRNPLIDHPEWAREIDFSGVWP; encoded by the coding sequence ATGGCCACGGCGGAAATCGCCTCGGAACGAGAGTCGGCCTATCTGTCGCAGTTGACGATGGCCGCGGCACGCTACGCGAACCGCACCCAGCAGCGGGAGAGGAACCAGTCCGTCCTCGCCACACGTGGCGTGCTCTACGCCGACACGCCGGACCGGGTCCAGAAGCGGCTGGCCCGCATCGGCGCCGACTGGGCCATGGCGCGGGCGATCGAGCAGACGCCGACGGTGCCCGCCGCCGGCGCGGGGAGCACCCTGCTGCTGCCGCCCGAGGAGTTCACCAGTGAGGTGCTGGGGCTCGAGCGTCTGATCGGGCGCAACAACCTCACCCCGATCGCGTTCCTGGAGGAGGGCGCGCAGGTCTCCCGCTCGGTCGGCAGGATCACCGTCAGCGGGCCGGGAGGCGGCCACGGCACCGGCTTCATGGTGTCCCCCTCCCTGCTGCTCACCAACAACCACGTGCTGCGCGGCCCGGAGCCGGCGAGCCGCGCCACGGTCGCGTTCGCCTTCCAGGACCGGGTCGACGGAGGCCCGCTCGTACCGGCGGTCTTCGCGCTGGAACCGCACCGGTTCTTCGTCACCGACCGGGCCCTGGACTACAGCCTGGTCGCGGTCGCCCCGCGCGGCACGCAGGGCGAGGCGCTGTCCTCGTTCGGCCGGCTGGTCCTCAGCGAGGCGCAGGGGAAGGTGATCATCGGGGAGTTCGTCAACATCGTCCAGCACCCCAGGGGTGAGCCGAAGCAGATCGCGCTGCGCGACAACCAGGTCGTCGACCTCCTGGAACGCTTCCTGCACTATGTGTGCGACACCCGCGAGGGATCCTCGGGTTCGCCCGTCTTCAACGACCAGTGGGAAGTCGTCGCGCTGCACCACTCGGCCGTCCCGCAGACCGACGCCGAGGGCCGTCCGCTGAGCGTCGACGGCACGGTGTGGCGGCCGGAGACGGGCGAGCACCGACTGGCGTGGCGGGCCAACGAGGGGGTGCGGATCAGCCGCGTGCTCCAGGCGCTGCACGGCGTGACCCTGACCGGTGAGGCGGCCCGGCTGCGGGACGAGGTCTTCACCACCGGTCTCGGCCCGTCCTCCGCGGAGGGCGCCCCGCCGCCGGTCCCCGACGGCGCTCCCGCCGGCCCGCCGGGGTCCGAAGGCGCCGCGGCCGTCCAGGCCTCGCACCAGGTGCCCCAGGGGGCGCCCGCAGCGGCAGTCCGGGCAGCGGACGGCACCATACAGGTGACGGTGCCCCTGCGGATCACCGTGAGCACCGCCCCGCAGCCCGCACCCGCTCCGACGCCGGCGATGACGGCACCCACGCCGGTGACGACGCCGGCGGCCGCCCCGCACCCTGCCGGGCGCGCGGACATCGTCTCGGCGGTCGAGAAGGACGTCGAGGCCGCCCTGAGCAGCCACCGGCTCGCGCGGGAGCGCCCCTACTACGACCGGACGGCGGACGCCGCGGCACGCGACGCCTACTACGCGGACGTCCGCACCGGCGACGGTGACGCGCTGCGCCGCGCCCTGACCGCGCTGCTGGCGCGGACGCACGCCCCGCAGCCCCGGTACAAGCCGATGAACCTGCTCTACCCGTGGGTCGACCTGCACGAGGACCGGCGGCTGCGCAGCATCTACTCGGGCAAGGGCTTCTCCGCCGAGGAGCTGATACGGGCGGACGCGGCCGTGGCGGAGGCCCGGCTCGCCCGCGTGCAGGAGCTGCTGCTCCAGGAGAGCACGGCGGGGCCGGCCGAGTTCGAGGAGGAGTTCGCCGCGCTGGAGGCGGCGATGCCGTTCAACTGCGAGCACGTGGTGCCGCAGTCGTGGTTCGCCCGGAAGGAGCCGATGCGGGGCGACCTGCACCACCTGTTCGCCTGCGAGCCGGGCTGCAACAGCTACCGCGGCAACCTGCCGTTCTTCGACTTCGTCCACTTCGAGGAGTCCCAGCGGGACGACTGCGGGATGCGCGAGGACGTCGGATTCGAGCCGGAGGACGGCAAGGGCGCGGTCGCCCGCGCGACCCTGTACTTCCTCCTGCGCTACCCGGGCCGGGTCGGCGACGTGGCGACCGAGTTCCCCGAGGAGCGGCTGCCCGTCCTGCTGCAGTGGCACGAGAGGGAGGCGGTCACCGAGTACGAGCGGCACCGCAACGCTGCCGTCGCGGAGATCCAGGGCAACCGGAATCCGCTGATCGACCACCCCGAGTGGGCCCGCGAGATCGACTTCTCGGGCGTGTGGCCCTGA
- a CDS encoding Crp/Fnr family transcriptional regulator — MTTATTPRVTRSLPAGHRGTLMTLARETSVPQGTRLFDEGGRADRFWIIRTGTVALDVRVPGRRPAVIETLGFGDLVGCSWLFAPHVWHLGAEAVTPVRAWEFDARAVRDLCRGDPRLGEAVGRWVGQVLVHRLHAARTRLLDLYAPYGSGIPG; from the coding sequence ATGACCACCGCGACCACGCCCCGCGTGACCCGCTCCCTGCCCGCCGGACACCGGGGCACGCTCATGACCCTCGCCCGCGAGACGAGCGTCCCGCAGGGCACGCGACTGTTCGACGAGGGCGGCCGCGCCGACCGCTTCTGGATCATCCGCACCGGGACGGTCGCCCTCGACGTCCGGGTGCCCGGCCGGCGCCCGGCCGTCATCGAGACGCTGGGTTTCGGCGATCTCGTCGGCTGCTCCTGGCTCTTCGCGCCGCACGTGTGGCACCTGGGCGCCGAGGCGGTGACACCGGTGCGCGCCTGGGAGTTCGACGCCAGGGCCGTACGCGACCTGTGCCGCGGCGACCCCCGCCTGGGGGAGGCCGTCGGGCGCTGGGTGGGCCAGGTGCTCGTCCACCGCCTGCACGCGGCCCGCACCCGGCTACTCGACCTGTACGCCCCCTACGGCAGCGGCATTCCCGGCTGA
- a CDS encoding response regulator — protein sequence MADAERTGPDVPVRVFLLDDHEVVRRGVRDLLDDEPDIDVVGEAATAGQALVRVPALRPRVAILDVRLPDGDGVTVCRELRSRMPGLACLMLTSFDDEEALLDSIMAGASGYVLKQIQGSDLVTAVRTVARGQSLLDPSATTRVMARLRGAEGPPDEPDALPDLTAREREILALIGEGLTNRQIGQRLYLAEKTVKNHISRLLAKLGVERRIHAAVIATQAGDRLRQEGRGGR from the coding sequence ATGGCGGACGCCGAGCGGACCGGACCGGACGTGCCGGTCCGGGTCTTCCTGCTGGACGACCACGAGGTGGTCCGGCGCGGGGTGCGGGACCTGCTCGACGACGAGCCCGACATCGACGTCGTCGGCGAGGCCGCCACCGCCGGGCAGGCACTCGTCCGGGTGCCGGCGCTGCGCCCGCGGGTCGCGATCCTCGACGTCCGCCTCCCCGACGGCGACGGCGTCACCGTCTGCCGGGAACTGCGCTCCCGCATGCCCGGTCTCGCCTGCCTGATGCTGACCTCCTTCGACGACGAGGAGGCCCTGCTCGACTCGATCATGGCGGGCGCCTCCGGTTACGTCCTCAAGCAGATCCAGGGCTCCGACCTGGTCACCGCCGTCCGCACGGTGGCCCGCGGCCAGTCCCTGCTCGACCCCAGCGCCACCACCCGCGTCATGGCCCGCCTGCGCGGCGCCGAAGGGCCGCCGGACGAGCCGGACGCCCTGCCCGACCTCACCGCGCGCGAGCGGGAGATCCTCGCCCTGATCGGGGAGGGCCTCACCAACCGCCAGATCGGGCAGCGGCTGTACCTCGCCGAGAAGACCGTCAAGAACCACATCTCCCGGCTGCTCGCCAAGCTGGGCGTCGAACGGCGCATCCACGCCGCCGTCATCGCCACCCAGGCCGGGGACCGGCTCCGGCAGGAGGGCCGCGGCGGCCGCTGA
- a CDS encoding LuxR C-terminal-related transcriptional regulator, translated as MHDVLDPGSDRGRVYRSLVRHPHESAGRLAARTGLDEAAVRAVLHELAAADIVVTTGPGDAGAAWEAVPPAQVVEALLRHNDSVRTALRRTGTELERLYRAARRESGHYGALEVVEDHARVLAISRQLQQSARRQLRCIDVPPYSGTADFYLAQEALQRERMAAGVVYRAIYSGSAFDDPVAWPNMARMIEAGEQARTLDDPPLKLAIRDDDLAVVTLAADDRPGVVSLLIRPSSLFRALSNVFESLWRLAVPVSATGAATQIDARDRQILTLMASGATDDAIARHLGVGRRTVVRRVSALLAALGATTRFQAGVQAARRGWL; from the coding sequence GTGCACGACGTGCTGGACCCCGGCTCCGACCGTGGCCGGGTCTACCGGTCCCTGGTCCGCCACCCGCACGAGTCCGCCGGGCGGCTGGCGGCCCGGACCGGACTGGACGAGGCCGCCGTACGGGCGGTGCTGCACGAACTCGCCGCCGCCGACATCGTCGTGACCACCGGCCCCGGGGACGCGGGGGCCGCTTGGGAGGCGGTGCCGCCCGCGCAGGTCGTCGAGGCGCTCCTGCGGCACAACGACAGCGTGCGCACGGCGCTGCGCCGGACCGGTACGGAGCTGGAGCGGCTCTACCGTGCCGCCAGGAGGGAGTCCGGTCACTACGGCGCGCTGGAGGTCGTCGAGGACCACGCGCGCGTCCTGGCGATCAGCCGGCAGCTCCAGCAGTCGGCGCGCCGTCAGCTCCGCTGCATCGACGTGCCGCCCTACTCCGGCACCGCCGACTTCTACCTCGCGCAGGAGGCGCTGCAGCGCGAACGGATGGCCGCCGGGGTCGTCTACCGCGCCATCTACTCCGGCTCCGCGTTCGACGACCCCGTCGCGTGGCCGAACATGGCCCGCATGATCGAAGCCGGCGAACAGGCCCGGACCCTGGACGATCCGCCTCTGAAGCTGGCCATCCGCGACGACGACCTCGCGGTGGTCACCCTGGCCGCCGACGACCGCCCCGGGGTGGTCTCCCTGTTGATCCGCCCGTCCAGCCTGTTCCGGGCGCTGTCCAACGTCTTCGAGTCCCTGTGGAGACTCGCCGTTCCCGTCTCGGCGACGGGCGCCGCCACGCAGATCGACGCCCGGGACCGGCAGATCCTCACGCTGATGGCCAGCGGTGCCACCGACGACGCGATCGCCCGGCACCTGGGCGTGGGCCGCCGCACCGTCGTGCGCCGCGTCTCCGCCCTCCTGGCCGCCCTGGGCGCCACCACGCGCTTCCAGGCGGGCGTCCAGGCGGCACGGCGCGGCTGGCTCTGA
- a CDS encoding ABC transporter substrate-binding protein, translating to MRRFRAAVTGAVTLSLAFAATACGGGSATGGGDDSPKTLTYWASNQGASIEVDKKVLQPELDKFEKQTGIKVKLEVVPWSDLLNRILTATTSGQGPDVLNIGNTWSASLQASGALLPWDEKNFDRIGGRDRFVESALGSTGAPGQDPAAVPLYSMAYALYYNKKLFAEAGIAEPPATWDELVTAGKKLTAKGKNGIGVEGSNLSNNIHQVFVLGKQHGADFFTPDGKPDFTSDGAVAAVKQYVDLMAKHKIVAPGNAEYAQNQSLSDFSKGKTGMLLWQTASATFKAQGMKDEDWGVAPAPVQSGEPGTGTATNSMVAGINMGVFKNTDNLDGALKFVNFMTSDAEQKILNKAYGSIPPVKTAQSDPAFGAPAVAVLRDTLATSATALPQVPEESQFETVVGTAVKELFADAAAGRAVTEQSVREKLEKAQQQMPKK from the coding sequence ATGCGCAGATTCAGAGCCGCAGTCACCGGTGCCGTCACCCTGTCCCTCGCGTTCGCCGCCACGGCCTGCGGCGGCGGCTCCGCGACCGGCGGGGGCGACGACTCGCCCAAGACCCTCACGTACTGGGCCTCCAACCAGGGCGCGAGCATCGAGGTCGACAAGAAGGTCCTCCAGCCCGAACTCGACAAGTTCGAGAAGCAGACCGGCATCAAGGTGAAGCTGGAGGTCGTGCCCTGGTCGGACCTGCTGAACCGCATCCTCACCGCCACCACGTCCGGCCAGGGCCCCGACGTCCTCAACATCGGCAACACCTGGTCGGCCTCGCTCCAGGCGAGCGGCGCGCTGCTGCCCTGGGACGAGAAGAACTTCGACAGGATCGGCGGCAGGGACCGCTTCGTGGAGTCCGCGCTCGGCTCCACCGGAGCCCCGGGGCAGGACCCGGCCGCCGTGCCGCTGTACTCGATGGCGTACGCCCTCTACTACAACAAGAAACTGTTCGCCGAGGCCGGGATAGCCGAGCCGCCCGCCACCTGGGACGAGCTGGTCACCGCGGGCAAGAAGCTCACCGCGAAGGGCAAGAACGGCATCGGCGTCGAGGGCTCCAACCTCTCCAACAACATCCACCAGGTCTTCGTCCTCGGCAAGCAGCACGGCGCCGACTTCTTCACCCCCGACGGCAAGCCGGACTTCACCTCCGACGGCGCGGTCGCCGCGGTCAAGCAGTACGTCGACCTGATGGCCAAGCACAAGATCGTCGCCCCGGGCAACGCCGAGTACGCCCAGAACCAGTCGCTGAGCGACTTCTCCAAGGGCAAGACCGGCATGCTGCTGTGGCAGACCGCGTCCGCCACCTTCAAGGCCCAGGGCATGAAGGACGAGGACTGGGGCGTCGCCCCCGCCCCCGTCCAGTCCGGCGAACCGGGCACGGGCACGGCCACCAACTCGATGGTCGCCGGCATCAACATGGGGGTGTTCAAGAACACCGACAACCTCGACGGCGCGCTGAAGTTCGTGAACTTCATGACCAGCGACGCGGAGCAGAAGATCCTCAACAAGGCCTACGGGTCCATCCCCCCGGTCAAGACCGCCCAGTCCGACCCGGCTTTCGGCGCCCCGGCCGTCGCCGTGCTGCGCGACACCCTCGCCACCAGCGCCACCGCCCTCCCGCAGGTGCCCGAGGAGTCCCAGTTCGAGACCGTCGTCGGCACCGCCGTCAAGGAGCTGTTCGCCGACGCCGCCGCCGGGCGGGCCGTGACCGAGCAGTCGGTGCGCGAGAAGCTCGAGAAGGCCCAGCAGCAGATGCCGAAGAAGTAG
- a CDS encoding GAF domain-containing protein — protein sequence MAGSAESGEAHLRLPQLRLDELLEEVQARLDAVRGTRDRVHNLLEAVLSVGSELDLEQVLHSIVQAAAVLVDARYAALGVIGPDGRRLADFHTVGVTEDQITGIGSFPEGHGILGELIRNPEPLRLAKLSDHPASYGFPPHHPPMNTFVGVPIRVRDQVFGNLYLTEKRGGAQFDDEDESVLATLAVAAGVAIDNARLYEESRLRERWLRASAEITHSIMSGSDRAQVLRLIAERAREITGAELAVVAVPTEGAGAGTLTVELALGREADAHQGLVLPVRASLIGRAFATATTVTSADITQDDRVSSGPPRFAGLGPAVAVPIGSGDGVRGVVLLVREAGQTVFTEQRTEPLKSFAGQAAVAMELAERRRDAERIAVLQDRDRIARDLHDLAIQRLFATGMTLQSAGRFIEHPGAAERVSRAVDDLDETIKIIRSTIFGLRSRETGAGTGLRARAVRVVGEAAPVLGFAPGLRMDGLLDTRVPRETADHAIAVLSEALTNVARHARAGRADVVLATDGRELRLEVADDGVGIPPGGRRSGLRNMAERAAQLGGDLTWTAPPSGGTRLVWRVPVTP from the coding sequence GTGGCAGGCTCCGCGGAGTCCGGAGAGGCACACCTCCGGCTTCCCCAGCTCCGGCTCGACGAGCTGCTGGAGGAGGTCCAGGCCCGCCTGGACGCGGTCCGCGGCACCCGCGACCGGGTGCACAACCTGCTGGAAGCGGTGCTCTCGGTCGGCAGCGAGCTGGACCTGGAACAGGTGCTGCACAGCATCGTGCAGGCCGCGGCGGTGCTGGTGGACGCCCGGTACGCGGCGCTGGGCGTGATCGGCCCCGACGGCAGGCGGCTCGCGGACTTCCACACGGTCGGCGTCACCGAGGACCAGATCACCGGGATCGGCAGCTTCCCCGAGGGCCACGGCATCCTCGGCGAACTGATCCGCAACCCCGAACCGCTGCGGCTGGCCAAGCTCTCCGACCACCCCGCCTCGTACGGCTTCCCGCCCCACCACCCGCCGATGAACACCTTCGTCGGCGTCCCCATCCGGGTGCGCGACCAGGTCTTCGGCAACCTCTACCTGACCGAGAAGCGCGGCGGCGCGCAGTTCGACGACGAGGACGAGTCGGTCCTCGCCACGCTCGCCGTCGCGGCCGGTGTGGCCATCGACAACGCCCGCCTGTACGAGGAGTCCCGGCTGCGGGAACGCTGGCTGCGGGCCAGCGCGGAGATCACCCACAGCATCATGTCCGGCAGCGACCGCGCGCAGGTGCTGCGGCTGATCGCCGAGCGCGCCCGGGAGATCACCGGCGCGGAGCTGGCCGTGGTCGCGGTGCCCACGGAGGGCGCCGGCGCCGGCACCCTCACCGTGGAACTGGCCCTGGGCCGCGAGGCGGACGCCCACCAGGGCCTGGTGCTGCCGGTGCGGGCGAGCCTGATCGGCCGGGCCTTCGCCACCGCCACCACCGTCACCAGCGCGGACATCACCCAGGACGACCGGGTCTCGTCCGGCCCGCCGCGGTTCGCCGGACTCGGCCCGGCCGTCGCGGTGCCCATCGGCAGCGGGGACGGGGTCCGCGGGGTGGTGCTGCTGGTCCGCGAAGCTGGTCAGACGGTCTTCACCGAGCAGCGCACCGAGCCGCTGAAGTCGTTCGCCGGGCAGGCCGCGGTGGCCATGGAGCTCGCCGAGCGGCGCCGGGACGCCGAACGGATCGCGGTGCTCCAGGACCGTGACCGGATCGCCCGCGACCTGCACGACCTGGCGATCCAGCGGCTCTTCGCCACCGGGATGACCCTGCAGAGCGCGGGGCGCTTCATCGAGCACCCGGGGGCCGCCGAACGGGTGTCGCGCGCGGTCGACGACCTCGACGAGACCATCAAGATCATCCGTTCGACCATCTTCGGACTGCGGTCCCGCGAGACCGGCGCCGGGACCGGTCTGCGCGCCCGGGCGGTCCGCGTGGTGGGCGAGGCCGCCCCGGTCCTCGGCTTCGCGCCGGGTCTGCGGATGGACGGACTGCTCGACACCCGCGTCCCCCGGGAGACCGCCGACCACGCGATCGCCGTCCTGTCCGAGGCCCTGACCAACGTCGCCCGGCACGCCCGCGCCGGCCGCGCCGACGTCGTCCTCGCCACCGACGGGCGCGAACTGCGCCTGGAGGTCGCCGACGACGGCGTCGGCATCCCGCCCGGGGGCCGCCGCAGCGGGCTGCGCAACATGGCGGAACGCGCCGCCCAGCTGGGCGGCGACCTGACGTGGACGGCACCGCCGTCCGGGGGCACGAGACTGGTGTGGCGGGTGCCGGTGACGCCCTGA
- a CDS encoding globin domain-containing protein: MLSAESAAVIRATLPAVAGALDEITERFYGSMFQDRPELLDGMFNRGNQAVGTQRRALAGAVAGFASALLAEPDARPDALLERIAHKHTAVGVTEDQYTIVHKYLFGAIAEVLGDAVTPRVAAAWDEVYWLMAGALIAREARIYRDAGVAPGDIWRPWTVVERRAETADVVSFLLRPADGGPAPAARAGQYVSVRMTMPDGVRQVRQYSLSCDPGGQLRRITVKRVAGGAGAPAGEVSDLLHRTVRVGDELTLSAPFGDVVLDEADTPLVLVSAGIGCTPLVGMLDRLAATGSERAVLVLHADRSPGDHALRAETRELTDRLPHAQAVFWYERAGLAEAGARTGRMDLSEVTVPAGATVYLCGPLPFMRDVRSALLQRGVPPRSIRYEVFGPDLWQAGAA, translated from the coding sequence ATGCTGTCCGCTGAGTCCGCCGCCGTCATACGCGCCACGCTGCCCGCCGTGGCCGGTGCGCTCGACGAGATCACCGAGCGTTTCTACGGCTCGATGTTCCAGGACCGTCCGGAACTGCTGGACGGCATGTTCAACCGGGGCAACCAGGCCGTCGGCACGCAGCGCCGGGCCCTGGCCGGGGCGGTGGCGGGCTTCGCGAGCGCGCTGCTGGCGGAGCCCGACGCCCGTCCGGACGCCCTGCTGGAGCGGATCGCGCACAAGCACACGGCCGTCGGCGTCACCGAGGACCAGTACACGATCGTCCACAAGTACCTGTTCGGTGCGATCGCCGAGGTGCTGGGCGACGCGGTGACGCCGCGGGTGGCGGCGGCCTGGGACGAGGTGTACTGGCTGATGGCCGGCGCGCTGATCGCCCGGGAGGCCCGGATCTACCGGGACGCGGGAGTGGCGCCGGGTGACATCTGGCGGCCGTGGACGGTCGTGGAGCGCCGTGCGGAGACCGCGGACGTGGTGTCCTTCCTGCTGCGGCCCGCCGACGGCGGCCCCGCCCCGGCGGCCCGCGCCGGGCAGTACGTGAGCGTGCGGATGACGATGCCGGACGGGGTGCGCCAGGTGCGCCAGTACAGCCTGTCCTGCGACCCGGGCGGCCAGTTGCGCCGCATCACCGTCAAGCGGGTCGCGGGCGGCGCCGGCGCCCCGGCGGGCGAGGTGTCGGACCTGCTGCACCGGACCGTGCGGGTGGGGGACGAACTCACCCTGTCCGCGCCGTTCGGCGACGTCGTCCTCGACGAGGCGGACACCCCGCTCGTCCTCGTGTCGGCGGGCATCGGCTGCACCCCCCTGGTCGGCATGCTCGACCGGCTCGCCGCGACCGGCTCCGAGCGGGCCGTCCTCGTCCTGCACGCCGACCGCTCCCCCGGCGACCACGCCCTGCGCGCCGAGACCCGGGAGCTGACGGATCGTCTGCCGCACGCGCAGGCCGTGTTCTGGTACGAGCGGGCGGGCCTGGCCGAGGCCGGTGCCCGCACCGGCCGGATGGACCTGTCCGAGGTGACGGTGCCCGCCGGCGCCACCGTGTACCTGTGCGGGCCGCTGCCGTTCATGCGGGACGTGCGGTCCGCGCTGCTCCAGCGGGGCGTCCCGCCGCGGAGCATCCGCTACGAGGTGTTCGGCCCCGACCTGTGGCAGGCCGGCGCGGCCTGA
- a CDS encoding transposase — translation MTTPEDLTDAELAAQPAAYWTGVAHQALIAFTRARQAELGFTQPQYWLLRNLSPHDLSPDGRGRTLAELRQAMRSYLRPEDDLAAEARALLEGGRLTRDGDGRWWITEAGEAARAELKRHAPAIRARVHEGIEDADYVTALRVLRRMIRNTSGA, via the coding sequence ATGACGACACCCGAGGACTTGACGGACGCCGAGCTCGCGGCGCAGCCGGCCGCGTACTGGACGGGAGTGGCCCATCAGGCGCTCATCGCGTTCACCCGGGCCCGGCAGGCGGAACTGGGATTCACCCAGCCCCAGTACTGGCTGCTGCGGAACCTGTCGCCGCACGACCTGTCCCCCGACGGCCGCGGCAGGACGCTCGCGGAGCTGCGCCAGGCCATGCGCTCCTACCTCAGGCCCGAGGACGACCTGGCCGCGGAGGCGAGGGCCCTGCTGGAGGGCGGCCGGCTCACCCGGGACGGCGACGGGCGGTGGTGGATCACCGAGGCGGGCGAGGCCGCGCGGGCCGAACTGAAGCGGCACGCCCCGGCGATCCGCGCCCGCGTCCACGAGGGCATCGAGGACGCCGACTACGTCACCGCCCTGAGGGTGCTGCGGCGCATGATCCGCAACACGAGCGGCGCGTGA
- a CDS encoding GNAT family N-acetyltransferase, with protein sequence MSNTWITRAETPGDSAAVRDILLAAFPTALEADLVDALRADPAAWIDGLSVVTADGSGRLAGYALLTRCHIGDVPALCLGPCAVRPERQRGGAGSAAVRAALDAATKAGERYVVVLGHPAYYPRFGFTRASAHGIGLSIDVPDEALMALALGSGHPLPAGTVRYAAAFGI encoded by the coding sequence ATGAGCAACACCTGGATCACCCGCGCCGAGACCCCTGGCGACAGCGCCGCCGTCCGTGACATCCTCCTCGCCGCCTTCCCGACGGCGCTGGAGGCCGACCTGGTGGACGCGCTGCGCGCCGACCCGGCCGCCTGGATCGACGGGTTGTCCGTCGTCACCGCGGACGGGAGCGGACGGCTCGCCGGCTACGCGCTGCTGACCCGCTGCCACATCGGCGACGTCCCGGCACTGTGCCTGGGCCCCTGCGCCGTACGGCCCGAACGGCAGCGCGGCGGAGCCGGCTCGGCCGCCGTCCGCGCCGCCCTCGACGCCGCCACGAAGGCGGGCGAACGGTACGTCGTCGTCCTGGGACACCCGGCGTACTACCCGCGGTTCGGGTTCACCCGGGCGTCCGCCCACGGCATCGGGCTGAGCATCGACGTCCCGGACGAGGCCCTGATGGCCCTCGCCCTCGGCTCCGGGCACCCGCTGCCGGCCGGCACCGTGCGCTACGCCGCCGCGTTCGGCATCTGA